The window TTCGGCCTCGCCCTCCGTGCAGACCACGGCCTCCACGTGGTTCGCATACCACATGGATGTTTCGGTGCCGGCGTACAGGACGGTCTCGTGCAGCGAGAAGCCGACGCGTTCCTTGGCCAGGACGATGCGCTTGCTCTCCCAGGTGCCGGACGCGGCCCTGACGTGGCGGTCGGTTCCCTCGATGTCCCGGAACGAGCGGACGATCATGGTGGTGCCCTTCGTGGTGCGTGCGTACGTTGTACGGGGGTGCTGGTCAGGCGGTATCGCGGACGGAGCGGGCCAAGATGTC is drawn from Streptomyces sp. NBC_01232 and contains these coding sequences:
- a CDS encoding ectoine synthase, producing the protein MIVRSFRDIEGTDRHVRAASGTWESKRIVLAKERVGFSLHETVLYAGTETSMWYANHVEAVVCTEGEAELKDEETGLIYTITPGTMYLLDGHERHTLRVTREFRCLCVFNPPVTGREDHDENGVYPLLTESDDS